The following are encoded together in the Thalassomonas haliotis genome:
- a CDS encoding GNAT family N-acetyltransferase, translated as MFNQLSFHFWDEQAFGDNRHLWQQLLEKSDADRLFLSWQWQYAWWKNCLAGNVELHLIAVYDQEQLIALAPLFSHQKNLKGLVNIRQLQFIGCSDDIPDAVRSDNLDFIVDRQADIGAIDQVLQQAITSLHWQTFLIQSASRHSHVFRQLRAFKGSHSLEILSRASNYLVNLSGDFEQFCQQLKKKVRQKTLLHRRFISEALDFKNISFEQTEPFIEELNRLKVSRWHKKVYENQRLKFQQMFIGLCRESDDITLMSSLMVLDQQAQSAFYGFSCDNRGYFLQYAFDPDYNPKLSPGFLHLGYVIEQGYRQGLSQLQLLPGGGRSAPYKQYLANKILPQVSVRIISAGWLRVLHYFAKSLAKCRKN; from the coding sequence TTGTTTAATCAGTTAAGCTTTCATTTCTGGGATGAACAGGCCTTTGGCGACAACCGGCACCTGTGGCAGCAATTACTGGAAAAAAGCGATGCCGACCGGCTGTTTTTATCCTGGCAATGGCAATATGCCTGGTGGAAAAATTGCCTGGCCGGCAACGTCGAACTTCATCTTATTGCCGTATATGACCAGGAGCAACTGATCGCCCTGGCTCCCCTGTTCAGCCATCAAAAAAATCTCAAGGGACTGGTAAACATCAGGCAGTTGCAATTTATCGGCTGCAGCGACGACATCCCGGATGCGGTGCGCAGCGATAACCTCGACTTTATCGTAGACCGCCAGGCCGATATCGGCGCCATCGACCAGGTGCTGCAACAGGCGATAACGTCGCTTCACTGGCAGACTTTCCTTATTCAAAGCGCCAGCCGACATAGCCATGTTTTTCGCCAGCTCAGGGCTTTTAAAGGCAGCCATAGCCTGGAAATCCTGTCGCGCGCCAGCAATTACCTGGTCAATCTCAGCGGTGATTTTGAGCAATTCTGCCAGCAGTTAAAAAAGAAAGTCAGGCAAAAAACCCTTTTACACCGGCGTTTTATCAGTGAAGCACTGGATTTTAAAAACATAAGCTTCGAGCAGACAGAACCCTTTATTGAAGAGTTAAACCGCTTAAAAGTCAGCCGCTGGCATAAAAAGGTCTATGAAAACCAGCGGCTCAAATTCCAGCAGATGTTTATCGGCTTATGCCGCGAAAGTGACGATATCACCTTAATGTCCTCGCTGATGGTGTTGGACCAGCAGGCACAATCGGCCTTTTATGGCTTTAGCTGCGATAATCGCGGCTACTTCCTGCAATATGCCTTTGATCCCGATTATAACCCGAAGCTTTCTCCCGGTTTTTTACACTTAGGTTATGTGATCGAACAGGGCTACCGGCAGGGACTTAGCCAGCTGCAGCTGTTGCCGGGCGGTGGCCGCTCGGCGCCCTATAAGCAGTACCTGGCCAATAAAATTCTGCCGCAGGTGTCGGTGCGCATCATTTCCGCCGGCTGGTTAAGAGTCCTGCACTATTTTGCTAAGTCACTGGCAAAATGTAGGAAAAACTAA
- a CDS encoding phosphomannomutase CpsG (capsular polysaccharide biosynthesis protein; catalyzes the formation of D-mannose 6-phosphate from alpha-D-mannose 1-phosphate), whose protein sequence is MTGLTCFKAYDIRGKLGDELNQDIVYRIGRAFAQYLNAKTVVIGGDIRLSTPELKAALADGIMAAGCDVIDIGLCGTEEIYFATSHLKTDGGIVVTASHNPKDYNGLKLVRENSKPISGDTGLFDIRKIAEQSLFRQVEQQGKFTQVSNLDDYVAHLLTYISPEKLKPLKLVVNAGNGAAGHVVNALEKVFQQQKLPVEFIKVFNEPDGNFPNGIPNPLLPENRGATREAVIRHKADMGIAWDGDFDRCFLFDENGDFIEGYYIVGLLAEAFLQKHSKEKIIHDPRLTLNTIDIVENNHGIAIQSKTGHAFIKERMRLENAVYGGEMSAHHYFRDFNYCDSGMIPWLLVAELISVSGMGLSAMVSERIAKFPSSGEINRKVSDADLVLAKVNEHYRDLALEKEEVDGLSLAFDGWRMNIRKSNTEPLLRLNVESQGNVELMESKTRELIAFIESI, encoded by the coding sequence ATGACCGGGTTAACCTGTTTTAAGGCCTATGATATCCGCGGCAAGCTCGGCGACGAGCTTAATCAGGATATTGTTTATCGTATCGGCCGGGCTTTTGCTCAGTATTTAAACGCGAAAACCGTAGTGATCGGCGGTGATATCCGCTTGTCGACCCCTGAGCTGAAAGCGGCGCTGGCAGACGGCATTATGGCGGCGGGCTGCGATGTCATTGATATCGGCTTATGCGGCACCGAAGAAATTTATTTTGCCACCAGCCATCTTAAAACCGACGGCGGTATCGTGGTCACCGCCAGCCATAATCCCAAAGATTATAACGGCTTAAAACTGGTGCGGGAAAACAGTAAACCCATCAGCGGCGATACCGGCTTATTCGATATCCGGAAAATTGCCGAGCAAAGCTTGTTTCGCCAGGTGGAGCAGCAGGGCAAGTTCACACAGGTATCGAACCTGGATGATTATGTCGCTCATTTATTGACTTATATTTCACCAGAAAAACTCAAGCCGCTTAAGCTGGTAGTAAACGCCGGTAACGGCGCCGCCGGTCATGTGGTGAATGCCCTGGAAAAGGTCTTTCAACAGCAAAAGCTGCCGGTGGAATTTATTAAGGTTTTCAACGAACCGGATGGAAATTTCCCCAACGGCATTCCCAACCCGCTTTTGCCCGAGAACCGCGGCGCGACCCGTGAAGCGGTGATCAGGCATAAAGCCGATATGGGCATTGCCTGGGACGGTGATTTTGACCGTTGTTTCCTGTTTGATGAAAACGGCGACTTTATCGAAGGTTATTATATTGTCGGTTTGCTGGCGGAAGCTTTTTTACAAAAGCACAGCAAGGAAAAGATCATCCACGATCCCAGGTTAACCCTCAATACCATAGATATCGTTGAAAACAATCACGGCATTGCCATCCAAAGCAAAACCGGCCATGCCTTTATTAAAGAGCGCATGCGTTTGGAAAATGCCGTTTATGGCGGCGAAATGAGCGCCCATCATTATTTCCGGGATTTTAATTACTGCGACAGCGGCATGATCCCCTGGTTATTGGTGGCCGAGCTGATCAGTGTTTCCGGCATGGGCTTATCGGCTATGGTCAGTGAGCGTATTGCCAAGTTCCCGTCTTCCGGCGAAATAAACCGTAAGGTATCGGATGCGGACCTGGTGCTGGCGAAAGTAAATGAACATTACCGGGATCTGGCCCTGGAGAAAGAAGAAGTGGACGGTTTATCCCTGGCCTTTGACGGCTGGCGCATGAATATCCGCAAATCCAATACCGAGCCTTTGCTGCGCCTGAATGTGGAATCCCAGGGGAATGTTGAGTTGATGGAAAGTAAAACCCGGGAGCTGATTGCTTTTATCGAAAGTATTTAG
- a CDS encoding YdcF family protein, producing MLQSKIDYQHCAADINRTIILAGGTVKPALANDWSALGDTSIRRVVFLASQLEQLNTSSVIVSGGAGVGVKEATLMADLLARLYPRGKLDIILDANAKNTQASARFVRSQMLDESGYYLVTSDWHMARAQAIFAHHGIKVCPVASEESYVPYGFPGWFIPQKSALAKFELAWHEFGGLLFLWWAKL from the coding sequence TTGCTGCAGTCAAAAATCGACTATCAACACTGTGCTGCTGATATTAACCGTACTATTATCCTTGCCGGAGGAACCGTTAAACCGGCTTTAGCAAATGACTGGAGCGCACTCGGGGATACCTCCATCAGGCGCGTGGTTTTTCTGGCCTCGCAACTTGAGCAGCTTAATACTTCATCGGTGATAGTGTCTGGCGGCGCCGGCGTCGGGGTTAAGGAAGCGACACTTATGGCCGACTTGCTGGCCAGGCTCTATCCCCGGGGCAAGCTGGATATTATCCTGGATGCCAATGCCAAAAATACCCAGGCATCGGCACGTTTTGTTCGCAGCCAGATGCTTGATGAAAGTGGTTATTATCTGGTGACTTCTGACTGGCATATGGCGAGGGCACAAGCCATTTTTGCGCATCATGGCATCAAGGTCTGTCCCGTTGCCAGTGAAGAAAGTTATGTGCCTTATGGCTTTCCCGGCTGGTTTATCCCGCAAAAAAGCGCTCTGGCTAAATTTGAACTGGCCTGGCATGAATTCGGTGGTTTATTGTTTTTGTGGTGGGCTAAGCTTTAG